In Sporosarcina sp. PTS2304, a genomic segment contains:
- a CDS encoding small basic family protein codes for MWLPLLGLLLGISLGLLSDIQIPQIYNNYLTIAILAAFDTLFGGIRAYLQQVYDDRIFVSGFFFNILLAAALAFIGVHLGVDLYLAAVFAFGVRLFQNIAVIRRILLAKWTGRSKNSNANS; via the coding sequence TTACTTGGGCTACTCCTTGGCATTTCACTAGGTTTGCTCTCGGATATACAAATTCCGCAAATTTACAACAACTATTTAACTATTGCGATTCTTGCTGCATTTGATACACTATTTGGTGGAATCAGAGCCTATCTTCAGCAAGTATATGATGACCGAATCTTTGTTTCAGGGTTTTTCTTCAATATTCTTCTAGCCGCTGCGCTTGCCTTCATTGGTGTGCATTTAGGCGTTGATCTCTATTTGGCCGCAGTTTTTGCATTTGGTGTGCGATTGTTCCAAAATATTGCAGTCATTCGACGAATATTGTTGGCAAAATGGACAGGAAGAAGTAAAAATTCTAATGCAAATTCGTAA
- a CDS encoding YggT family protein: MDALLFNIVLFIRNAVQIYSFLLIIYILMSWFPSTRETKFGQLLGRVTEPYLGFFRKFIPPLGMIDISPIAALFALQLINRGIVQIYFMIRGVL; encoded by the coding sequence ATGGATGCATTATTATTTAATATCGTTTTATTTATTCGGAATGCGGTTCAGATATATTCCTTCCTATTGATCATCTATATTTTGATGTCTTGGTTTCCTTCAACGAGAGAAACAAAATTCGGACAGCTTTTAGGCAGAGTGACTGAGCCTTATCTAGGGTTTTTCCGAAAGTTCATCCCACCGCTAGGAATGATTGATATTTCTCCGATCGCTGCATTGTTTGCATTGCAATTAATCAATCGTGGAATTGTTCAAATTTACTTCATGATTAGAGGAGTTTTGTAA
- the ftsZ gene encoding cell division protein FtsZ: MLEFDMNIDSLAVIKVIGVGGGGNNAVNRMIEHGVQGVEFIAVNTDAQALQLSSAEVKLQIGEKLTRGLGAGANPEVGKKAAEESKEQIEEALRGADMVFVTAGMGGGTGTGAAPVIAQIAKDIGALTVGVVTRPFTFEGRKRSTSASGGIAAMKEAIDTLIVIPNDKLLEIVDKNTPMLEAFREADNVLRQGVQGISDLIAVPGLINLDFADVKTIMYNKGSALMGIGMSTGENRAAEAAKKAISSPLLETSIDGAKGVLMNITGGSNLSLFEVQEAADIVATASDENVNMIFGSVINDDLKDEIIVTVIATGFSEEQLAPGRPGRGPGMANNVRQRESRPIQQPQAPAQSRYEEPRYEQPEPRQQQTHQHDEQLDIPTFLRNRQRRK; this comes from the coding sequence ATGCTTGAATTTGATATGAATATAGATTCTCTAGCAGTTATTAAAGTAATTGGAGTAGGTGGCGGTGGAAACAACGCTGTAAACCGTATGATCGAACACGGAGTGCAGGGTGTTGAATTTATCGCAGTAAACACGGATGCTCAAGCATTACAACTTTCATCAGCTGAAGTAAAACTACAGATTGGTGAAAAGTTGACTAGAGGATTAGGTGCAGGTGCAAATCCTGAAGTTGGTAAAAAAGCAGCAGAAGAGAGCAAAGAACAAATTGAAGAAGCACTTCGCGGTGCGGATATGGTTTTCGTTACAGCAGGTATGGGTGGAGGAACAGGTACAGGTGCAGCGCCTGTAATCGCTCAAATTGCTAAGGATATCGGAGCACTTACAGTAGGTGTTGTGACACGTCCGTTCACTTTCGAAGGAAGAAAGAGATCAACGTCTGCTTCTGGTGGTATTGCAGCGATGAAAGAAGCAATCGATACACTAATTGTTATTCCAAATGACAAGCTACTTGAAATCGTTGATAAAAACACTCCAATGCTTGAAGCGTTTAGAGAAGCTGACAATGTACTACGTCAAGGGGTTCAAGGTATTTCAGATTTGATCGCAGTACCTGGACTCATTAACTTGGACTTTGCCGATGTCAAGACAATTATGTACAACAAAGGTTCCGCATTAATGGGAATCGGAATGTCTACGGGCGAAAACAGAGCAGCAGAAGCCGCGAAAAAAGCGATTTCCAGTCCATTGCTTGAAACTTCAATCGATGGAGCAAAAGGTGTCTTGATGAACATCACTGGCGGCTCAAACTTGAGTTTGTTTGAAGTACAAGAAGCAGCTGACATCGTAGCAACAGCGTCTGATGAAAATGTTAATATGATTTTCGGTTCAGTAATCAATGATGATTTGAAAGATGAAATCATCGTTACAGTTATTGCCACAGGATTCAGCGAAGAGCAATTAGCACCAGGAAGACCGGGCAGAGGTCCAGGTATGGCAAATAATGTCCGTCAACGTGAAAGCAGACCTATTCAGCAACCACAGGCACCTGCGCAGAGTCGATATGAAGAGCCGCGTTATGAGCAACCAGAACCGAGACAACAGCAAACTCATCAGCACGATGAGCAACTGGATATCCCAACGTTCTTGCGCAATCGTCAACGCCGTAAATAA
- a CDS encoding cell division protein SepF, producing the protein MSLKKRFEKMFWVEDEEVIKEPPAKQKRVSQPPARKESKRMNSKKHPSAPNPAFKPQTAPVISLQSIQKSSKVILVEPHSYAEAQEIAEHLKNKRSVVVNLQRIERDQGFRIIDFLSGTVYALGGDIQRVGTDIFICAPENVEVAGSITEFQPE; encoded by the coding sequence ATGAGTCTTAAAAAGCGATTTGAAAAAATGTTTTGGGTGGAAGACGAAGAAGTCATAAAAGAGCCGCCAGCCAAACAAAAAAGAGTCAGTCAGCCCCCTGCTCGTAAAGAATCAAAAAGAATGAACAGCAAGAAACATCCAAGCGCTCCAAACCCTGCTTTCAAACCACAGACAGCACCTGTCATTAGTTTGCAAAGTATACAAAAGTCATCTAAAGTAATTTTAGTAGAACCGCATTCCTATGCAGAAGCGCAAGAAATTGCTGAACATCTTAAAAATAAGCGGTCTGTTGTCGTGAATTTGCAAAGAATTGAGCGTGACCAAGGGTTTAGAATTATTGATTTTTTAAGCGGAACCGTTTATGCACTAGGTGGAGACATCCAACGGGTAGGAACAGACATATTCATCTGTGCACCTGAAAATGTAGAAGTTGCTGGATCTATTACAGAATTTCAGCCGGAATAA
- the sigE gene encoding RNA polymerase sporulation sigma factor SigE: MLTEMKRWVSYLASFFRKKNGTFYIGGHESLPRPLDKEQEAIAIQALMNGDPDARDTLIEKNLRLVVYIARRFDNTNTNIEDLISIGTIGLIKAIETFKADKNIKLATYASRCIENEILMHLRKTSRMRSEISFDEPLNSDADGNELLLSDILGTDEDIITDDVEKKLERQYMIDAISGLDERERYIMEQRFGLMGTIEMTQKEVADLLGISQSYISRLEKKIISDLRDRLNQPIS, from the coding sequence ATGTTAACTGAAATGAAAAGATGGGTTTCTTATTTAGCGAGTTTTTTCAGAAAAAAGAATGGAACATTTTATATTGGTGGACATGAATCTCTTCCGAGGCCGCTGGATAAAGAGCAGGAGGCTATTGCGATACAAGCATTGATGAATGGAGATCCTGACGCGCGCGACACATTAATTGAAAAGAATTTACGGCTAGTTGTTTACATTGCCAGACGTTTTGACAATACGAACACCAATATAGAAGATCTAATAAGCATTGGAACGATTGGATTGATCAAAGCGATTGAGACATTTAAAGCGGATAAAAATATTAAGCTCGCGACATATGCTTCCCGTTGTATTGAAAACGAAATTTTAATGCACTTACGTAAAACTAGCCGAATGCGCTCTGAAATTTCATTCGACGAACCATTGAACTCCGATGCGGATGGTAATGAGTTATTATTATCCGATATTTTAGGAACAGATGAAGATATTATCACAGACGATGTAGAGAAGAAATTGGAACGGCAATATATGATTGATGCTATTTCAGGTCTGGATGAAAGAGAACGTTATATTATGGAACAACGCTTCGGGTTAATGGGCACCATTGAAATGACACAAAAAGAAGTAGCGGATCTGTTAGGTATTTCGCAGTCGTATATTTCTCGACTGGAAAAGAAAATTATTTCAGACTTACGTGATCGATTAAACCAACCGATTTCGTAA
- the sigG gene encoding RNA polymerase sporulation sigma factor SigG, producing MVRSRVEICGVNTSELPLLTSEVMKETFIRLQSGDEFARDELVFANLRLVLSLVQRFNYRGEQADDLFQVGCIGLLKAIDNFDLKHNVRFSTYAVPMIIGEIKRHLRDHHAVRVSRSLRDIAYKAIRAKEQFVNDHQYEPRISDLEKITGIPEEDILFALDAIQDPMSLHEPMNSDGGDPIYMMDQLHDQRVSEDRWMNYVAIKESVEELNERQQLVVSKRFYLGQTQTEIAKELGISQAQISRIEKHAMEKIRLGIEQKTNE from the coding sequence ATGGTACGTTCAAGAGTAGAAATTTGTGGGGTCAATACGTCAGAGCTGCCATTATTGACAAGCGAAGTGATGAAAGAAACATTTATCCGTTTGCAAAGCGGCGATGAATTTGCCAGAGATGAATTGGTGTTTGCGAATTTGCGTCTTGTACTAAGTTTAGTTCAGCGTTTTAACTATCGCGGTGAACAAGCAGATGATTTGTTCCAAGTAGGGTGCATAGGTTTGTTAAAAGCTATAGATAATTTTGATTTGAAACATAATGTTCGATTTTCAACTTATGCTGTTCCAATGATTATTGGAGAAATTAAACGCCACTTACGTGATCATCATGCTGTTCGTGTTTCAAGATCATTAAGAGATATCGCGTACAAAGCAATCAGAGCCAAAGAGCAATTTGTCAATGACCATCAATACGAACCGCGCATCTCAGACTTAGAAAAAATAACTGGCATCCCTGAAGAAGATATTCTTTTTGCTCTAGATGCGATACAAGACCCTATGTCGCTTCATGAGCCTATGAATAGCGATGGGGGAGACCCGATTTATATGATGGATCAACTACATGACCAACGAGTCTCTGAAGACCGCTGGATGAACTATGTAGCCATTAAAGAAAGTGTAGAAGAATTAAATGAACGCCAGCAACTAGTTGTGTCAAAACGATTTTATTTAGGACAGACTCAAACAGAAATTGCTAAGGAATTAGGAATTTCACAAGCCCAAATTTCTAGAATCGAAAAACATGCGATGGAGAAAATTCGGTTAGGTATTGAACAAAAAACAAATGAATAG
- a CDS encoding DivIVA domain-containing protein, translated as MALTPTDIHNKTFSTKFRGYDENEVNEFLQQLMKDFENVIKKNEELEKVIEDKESKIAHFKTIEETMQQSILIAQGAAEDVRKNAIQESKLIVKESEKNADRLVNDALAQARKIALEVEVLKKQSKIFKSRFKMMVEAQLDMINTEDWDDLLKYELDTSSVEKVAEKELDSPLVTEEDLKEIERTNTVKETEEA; from the coding sequence ATGGCTTTAACCCCTACGGATATACATAACAAAACGTTTAGTACGAAATTTCGTGGTTATGATGAAAATGAGGTCAATGAATTTTTACAACAACTCATGAAAGACTTTGAGAATGTCATAAAGAAAAACGAAGAATTAGAAAAAGTGATTGAAGACAAGGAATCAAAAATCGCTCACTTTAAGACGATCGAAGAAACGATGCAGCAATCAATCTTGATAGCGCAAGGCGCAGCTGAAGATGTTCGGAAAAATGCAATTCAAGAATCCAAGCTAATTGTGAAAGAATCTGAAAAGAATGCAGACCGACTAGTAAATGATGCACTAGCTCAAGCGAGAAAAATCGCTTTAGAAGTTGAAGTGCTGAAAAAACAGTCTAAAATCTTCAAAAGCCGATTTAAAATGATGGTGGAAGCTCAGCTTGATATGATCAATACCGAAGACTGGGATGATTTATTGAAATATGAATTAGACACGTCCAGTGTGGAAAAAGTAGCTGAAAAGGAACTGGATTCCCCATTGGTTACTGAAGAAGATCTGAAAGAAATTGAAAGAACGAATACAGTAAAAGAAACAGAAGAAGCTTGA
- a CDS encoding sigma-E processing peptidase SpoIIGA, with amino-acid sequence MYGELMIGINMLFNYAILSFTNKVGNHQTSRRRLWVASFIGAFFVTLFPYSMLAIIFTFLGMTYIAFGQTIANWKNSILAMLIASFFAGGLLTIVYTNVSIVKNNLFLLGAISLTYFSLYAVKSKWLDTRTMANLLTYTYDSELELLGQAIPIKVFIDTGNHCTEPLSGEAVHFIAWKAVKQHLPIEFVQSLENWDSRNTPDLSGFPSMYQKNLRLIRLQTVQGASWAVGIKFSRWIVNEQRLPAGYIVLTKEQRNYPQGAAAILQVSAMEVMKEERRTATC; translated from the coding sequence ATGTATGGAGAACTGATGATAGGAATCAACATGCTCTTTAACTACGCCATCCTGTCATTCACTAATAAAGTAGGAAATCATCAAACGAGCAGAAGGAGGTTGTGGGTCGCTTCATTTATCGGTGCCTTCTTTGTTACGCTGTTCCCATACTCGATGCTAGCCATCATTTTCACTTTTTTAGGAATGACATACATTGCTTTTGGACAAACAATCGCTAATTGGAAAAACTCTATTCTCGCCATGTTGATAGCTTCCTTCTTTGCAGGAGGATTGCTAACAATTGTCTACACAAATGTATCGATCGTTAAAAATAACCTGTTCTTACTGGGTGCCATCAGTCTTACGTATTTCTCCCTTTATGCAGTAAAGAGTAAATGGTTAGATACCCGCACGATGGCTAACTTACTAACGTATACGTATGACTCAGAATTGGAACTTTTGGGGCAAGCGATACCAATAAAAGTATTTATTGACACAGGTAATCATTGCACAGAACCATTGTCTGGCGAAGCGGTGCACTTTATCGCTTGGAAGGCTGTAAAGCAACATTTGCCCATTGAATTTGTACAATCATTGGAAAATTGGGACTCACGAAATACTCCTGATTTATCGGGATTTCCTTCAATGTATCAAAAAAACTTACGACTGATCCGTTTGCAGACAGTCCAAGGTGCTTCATGGGCTGTAGGCATAAAATTTTCACGTTGGATAGTAAATGAACAGCGATTACCCGCGGGATATATCGTTTTGACAAAAGAACAGCGCAATTATCCACAAGGAGCAGCAGCTATTTTACAAGTGAGCGCAATGGAAGTGATGAAAGAAGAGAGGAGAACGGCTACATGTTAA
- a CDS encoding PRC-barrel domain-containing protein — translation MRFSSLQKKEVIELKKGSFLGFVQDATIDIDKGKILNLHIGEIERSFFSENRSKGVRKVSYQDVMTVGKDIILIQDKELNR, via the coding sequence ATGCGCTTTTCGAGTTTACAAAAAAAAGAAGTGATAGAATTGAAAAAGGGGTCTTTCCTCGGGTTTGTTCAAGACGCGACAATCGACATAGACAAGGGAAAAATTTTGAATCTTCATATTGGAGAAATCGAACGATCATTTTTTTCGGAAAATAGATCAAAAGGTGTTCGGAAAGTAAGTTATCAAGACGTTATGACGGTTGGAAAAGATATCATTCTTATCCAAGATAAAGAGCTAAACAGATGA
- a CDS encoding YggS family pyridoxal phosphate-dependent enzyme produces the protein MKSSDNVKPLEQRLATIQQQIKKACDKVQRSSDEVTLIAVTKQVSAARAQAILDLGVKNLGENRLEGLLEKQETIDEHGVNWHFIGNLQTRKVKELIDRMNCLHSLDRLSLAKEVNKRSTKPVDCFVQVNVSGEESKSGITPQEIEGFFEQLAAYENIHVIGLMTMAPNTEDESVIRHVFRSLREIRNSVAAKNLSYAPCTQLSMGMSNDFEIAIEEGATHIRIGTALAGTEREETE, from the coding sequence ATGAAAAGTAGTGATAATGTGAAACCACTTGAACAACGATTGGCCACTATACAGCAACAAATAAAAAAAGCATGTGATAAAGTTCAACGCAGTTCAGATGAAGTTACTTTAATTGCGGTTACTAAACAAGTCTCAGCTGCAAGAGCACAGGCAATACTCGATTTAGGTGTGAAAAACTTAGGTGAAAACCGTTTAGAAGGTTTACTTGAAAAGCAAGAAACGATTGACGAACATGGTGTAAACTGGCACTTTATAGGGAATCTTCAAACCCGTAAAGTAAAAGAGTTAATTGATCGTATGAACTGCCTTCACTCATTGGATCGTCTAAGCCTCGCAAAAGAAGTGAATAAACGTTCAACTAAGCCGGTAGACTGTTTCGTACAAGTTAATGTGTCTGGAGAAGAGTCAAAGTCTGGAATTACACCTCAAGAAATAGAAGGCTTTTTTGAGCAATTAGCGGCTTATGAGAACATTCATGTGATAGGTTTGATGACGATGGCACCTAACACGGAAGATGAATCAGTTATTCGTCACGTTTTCCGTTCATTGCGAGAAATACGGAATTCTGTCGCAGCTAAAAATCTTTCCTATGCGCCCTGCACGCAATTATCGATGGGTATGTCAAATGATTTTGAAATCGCAATCGAAGAAGGTGCGACGCATATACGCATCGGAACCGCATTAGCCGGAACAGAAAGAGAGGAAACTGAATGA
- a CDS encoding RNA-binding protein: MESIFQHFRKEEQPFIEKVNSWVKEVEDTYAPKLTEFLDPRQRFIAESIVRNSDLMMSVAGGFPNSERERVLIYPDYYTPAAEDFQISLYEIHYPQKFVTMKHSQVLGSLLSVGIDRSRFGDIRLSEERVQFAVSTEVAEYIHVNFTQVGKVKISVQPVLKEEDRITVLEEWTEELHIISSLRIDTVVAALTTSSRAKASSLIKGEKVKVNWTTIDQQAFEVEEADIVSIRGFGRYKVLNIEGRTRKDKIRVMIGALV; encoded by the coding sequence ATGGAATCGATTTTCCAGCATTTTCGAAAAGAGGAACAACCTTTTATTGAAAAAGTGAATAGTTGGGTGAAAGAAGTAGAAGATACGTATGCCCCTAAGTTAACAGAGTTCTTAGATCCCCGACAACGATTTATCGCAGAATCTATCGTTAGAAATTCAGACCTAATGATGTCAGTAGCGGGTGGCTTCCCGAATTCAGAGCGCGAACGCGTGTTAATTTATCCAGATTATTACACACCTGCGGCAGAAGATTTTCAAATTAGTTTATATGAGATCCACTATCCGCAGAAGTTTGTTACGATGAAGCATTCACAAGTACTCGGCTCTTTATTGTCAGTAGGAATTGACCGCTCGCGTTTTGGCGATATTCGTCTGAGTGAAGAGAGAGTGCAATTTGCGGTTTCAACTGAAGTAGCAGAATATATTCACGTGAACTTTACGCAGGTCGGCAAAGTGAAAATCTCTGTCCAGCCGGTACTGAAAGAGGAAGATCGTATAACTGTTCTGGAAGAATGGACCGAAGAACTGCATATTATCAGTTCATTACGAATTGATACAGTCGTAGCAGCATTGACTACTAGTTCACGGGCAAAAGCATCTTCACTGATTAAAGGTGAGAAGGTGAAAGTAAACTGGACGACGATAGATCAACAAGCATTTGAAGTGGAAGAAGCAGACATAGTATCTATCAGAGGTTTTGGGCGTTATAAAGTTCTCAATATTGAGGGACGCACAAGAAAAGATAAAATCCGTGTCATGATTGGTGCGTTAGTCTGA
- the ftsA gene encoding cell division protein FtsA → MSQSTKYVSLDIGSSTIKVLIGEMDNNSLHVIGVGNVQSAGIRKGTIIDIDATVQSIRKAIEQAERMTGLKIEEVVLGIPANGVQFQDVKGVVAVNSENREITDDDLERVMKSSQVMNVPQEREFVNLVPKQFIVDDYDEITDPRGMMGVRLEMDATLITTSKTQLHNILRCVEKAGLQIREIYLQPLAAGTFALSEDEMYHGTAFIDIGGGSTTVSVFAENRLINTSVLPVGGDHITKDLSIVLKTPTDQARMIKHQHGHAYYDDASDEELFEVPVVGSDAKDQYSQRFISDIIGSRLEELFELILEDLYASGIRDLPGGIVITGGTAKLEGMLQLSREVFKTRVRLYTPEYIGVREPMYSTAVGLIRYAYMEDVFFGYEEGQANQPQSTESIYEVSEPAPKAVKPKKEKGEGFMKKAKKMFDNFFE, encoded by the coding sequence TTGAGTCAGTCAACTAAGTATGTATCACTAGATATAGGGTCATCGACTATTAAAGTGTTAATTGGAGAAATGGATAATAACTCTCTACATGTAATTGGTGTGGGGAATGTGCAATCGGCAGGGATTCGTAAAGGGACAATTATTGATATTGACGCCACCGTTCAATCGATTCGTAAAGCGATCGAACAGGCTGAGCGAATGACAGGTTTAAAGATTGAAGAGGTAGTACTCGGCATTCCGGCCAATGGCGTACAATTCCAAGATGTTAAAGGAGTAGTAGCTGTAAATTCGGAAAACCGTGAGATTACAGATGATGATTTGGAAAGAGTCATGAAGTCTTCACAAGTGATGAATGTTCCACAAGAAAGAGAATTTGTCAACTTAGTGCCTAAACAATTTATCGTAGACGATTATGATGAAATTACAGATCCCCGTGGTATGATGGGTGTACGATTGGAAATGGACGCAACGCTTATTACTACGTCTAAAACCCAACTACATAACATTTTACGATGCGTAGAAAAAGCAGGTCTTCAAATCCGCGAAATTTATTTGCAACCATTAGCTGCAGGCACATTCGCTTTATCTGAAGATGAAATGTACCATGGCACAGCATTTATTGATATAGGTGGAGGTTCTACAACAGTTTCTGTATTTGCTGAAAACCGTCTGATCAATACATCTGTTCTGCCAGTGGGTGGAGATCATATTACGAAAGATTTGTCAATCGTATTGAAGACACCTACAGATCAAGCAAGAATGATAAAACATCAACACGGCCATGCCTACTATGACGATGCTTCAGATGAAGAATTGTTTGAAGTGCCAGTCGTTGGTTCAGATGCGAAAGATCAATACAGTCAACGCTTTATCTCGGATATTATCGGTTCACGTTTGGAAGAACTATTTGAATTGATTTTGGAAGACTTATATGCGTCTGGTATTCGTGATCTGCCCGGTGGTATCGTTATAACAGGTGGAACTGCTAAGCTCGAAGGCATGCTACAATTGTCTCGTGAAGTATTTAAAACGCGAGTGCGATTGTACACACCAGAATATATAGGTGTCAGAGAGCCGATGTACTCCACTGCGGTCGGCTTGATTCGTTATGCATATATGGAAGATGTATTCTTTGGCTATGAAGAAGGACAAGCTAATCAACCACAATCTACTGAGTCGATTTACGAAGTTTCTGAACCAGCGCCGAAAGCTGTGAAGCCTAAAAAAGAAAAAGGCGAAGGATTCATGAAAAAAGCTAAGAAAATGTTTGATAATTTCTTTGAGTAA